One window of Triticum dicoccoides isolate Atlit2015 ecotype Zavitan chromosome 5A, WEW_v2.0, whole genome shotgun sequence genomic DNA carries:
- the LOC119297604 gene encoding auxin-responsive protein SAUR20-like, translated as MGMAEKGSAARKAGLITKTLDRCRSTTARNKPAEGCFSVYVGADRQRYVVRTECLNHPLFQALLEEAEEAFGYADAGPLELPCNTEAFAKVLEKIQMEKQMAAPRRHVLPRGNSYRSLGTGWPMIVGRS; from the coding sequence ATGGGCATGGCTGAGAAGgggtcggcggcgaggaaggcCGGGCTGATCACCAAGACGCTGGACCGGTGCCGGAGCACCACAGCGAGGAACAAACCAGCGGAGGGCTGCTTCTCGGTGTATGTCGGCGCGGACAGACAACGGTACGTGGTGCGGACGGAGTGCCTGAACCACCCGTTGTTCCAGGCACTgctggaggaggccgaggaggcatTTGGGTACGCAGACGCAGGGCCCCTCGAGCTACCCTGCAACACCGAGGCATTCGCCAAGGTGCTGGAGAAGATCCAGATGGAGAAGCAGATGGCGGCGCCGAGGAGGCACGTCCTCCCTAGGGGGAACTCCTATCGGTCGCTTGGCACTGGCTGGCCTATGATTGTCGGCCGGTCATAA
- the LOC119302216 gene encoding uncharacterized protein LOC119302216, which produces MARNCRAPAASSFMAPLLLVAAAAVVSFLGGGAEARKSGSNITVVGSVYCDACSNNTFSKHSFFLKGARVLIQCNFKVNSSAAPEEISLEAERTTDQHGVYKLDVPPVDGFECREGHELRSACRATLVRSSSAACNVPGLRGSTQHIALRGSRGAAACFLNLNALNFRPAKRDRKLCHDHGDGNGQDNGGSAFGSSLFFWPFLPLFWPPPLGLPSPAAPGAAGGTVSFPWPFHVPEWLVPFLRPPFLPFPLYQPAPGSSSSSAPPRFERFPPPQRTAARP; this is translated from the exons ATGGCGAGGAACTGCAGAGCTCCCGCCGCGTCGTCGTTCATGGCGCCGCTGCTgctcgtggcggcggcggcggtggtgtcgttcttgggcggcggcgcggaggccagGAAGTCCGGCAGCAACATCACGGTGGTCGGCTCCGTCTACTGCGACGCCTGCTCCAACAACACCTTCTCCAAGCACAGCTTCTTCCTCAAAG GGGCTCGGGTGCTGATCCAGTGCAACTTCAAGGTGAACTCCAGCGCGGCGCCGGAGGAGATCTCGCTGGAGGCGGAGCGCACCACGGACCAGCACGGCGTGTACAAGCTGGACGTGCCCCCAGTCGACGGCTTCGAGTGCCGGGAGGGCCACGAGCTCCGGTCGGCGTGCCGCGCCACGCTCGTCCGGAGCTCCTCAGCCGCCTGCAACGTCCCGGGCCTCCGCGGCTCCACGCAGCACATCGCGCTCCGGGGCTCCCGCGGCGCGGCGGCGTGCTTCCTCAACCTCAACGCGCTCAACTTCCGCCCCGCCAAGCGAGACCGCAAGCTCTGCCACGACCACGGCGATGGCAACGGCCAAGACAATGGCGGCAGCGCGTTCGGTTCGTCGCTCTTCTTCTGGCCGTTCCTGCCGCTCTTCTGGCCGCCGCCGCTCGGGCTCCCGTCGCCCGCGGCCCCGGGAGCCGCCGGAGGGACGGTGTCGTTCCCGTGGCCGTTCCACGTGCCGGAGTGGCTGGTGCCGTTCCTGCGCCCGCCCTTCCTGCCGTTCCCGCTCTACCAGCCGGCGCCGgggtcatcgtcgtcgtcggcgcCGCCCCGGTTCGAACGTTTCCCGCCACCACAACGAACGGCTGCTCGGCCGtaa